A genomic region of Erythrobacter sp. SCSIO 43205 contains the following coding sequences:
- a CDS encoding acyl-CoA ligase (AMP-forming), exosortase A system-associated translates to MTPPPDPTPYPLDHLVERARQNGHGESPALVLRSEVLNHNALRERVSNLAGWLAREVPQKGARIASWAAKGELTCLLPLAAARAGLIHVPINPLLKRAQAAHILADSGAQLLIATPSRLKSLEEGDVPADCVKFEETAALEAAWDAEVAMEPSSANPDDVCAILYTSGSTGRPKGVVLSHANLWLGAVSVAHYLKLASDDVTLAVLPLSFDYGQNQLLSTWYAGGSVVPLDFLFPRDVAKACAKHQITTLAAVPPLWVQLTEIDWPQDASTPLRRLTNSGGALTTDLVNDLSALFPAADLYPMYGLTEAFRSTYLDPTLVESHPTSMGKAIPFAEILVINDDGEIAGADEEGELVHCGPLVAKGYWQDEKRTSERFKPAPDGSHYGGTAVWSGDRVKRDANGLLYFVGRRDAMIKSAGNRISPQEIEEAALATGMVAEAVALGIPDTRLGQAVHLVVRRGSEGVEEATLPKALLKELPNFMQPQVIHWKDALPLNPNGKIDRTALYRELTEGEAEGAMR, encoded by the coding sequence ATGACACCGCCGCCAGACCCTACGCCTTATCCGCTGGACCACCTCGTAGAACGAGCGCGTCAAAACGGTCATGGCGAAAGCCCTGCGCTGGTGCTTCGCAGCGAAGTCCTTAACCACAATGCGTTAAGAGAGCGTGTGAGTAACCTTGCCGGGTGGCTTGCGCGCGAAGTGCCTCAAAAGGGTGCGCGCATTGCGAGCTGGGCGGCGAAGGGTGAGCTTACGTGTCTTTTGCCATTGGCAGCGGCAAGGGCGGGGCTGATCCATGTGCCGATCAATCCGCTTTTGAAGCGCGCACAGGCTGCACATATTTTGGCGGACAGTGGGGCACAATTGCTGATCGCGACGCCTTCACGGCTAAAATCGCTGGAAGAGGGCGATGTGCCGGCCGATTGCGTGAAGTTTGAAGAGACCGCTGCGCTAGAAGCAGCATGGGACGCAGAAGTAGCGATGGAGCCGTCGAGTGCCAACCCCGATGATGTTTGCGCTATCCTCTACACCAGCGGCTCAACGGGCCGTCCAAAAGGCGTCGTGCTGAGCCATGCAAACCTGTGGCTAGGGGCGGTGAGCGTTGCGCATTACCTCAAATTGGCGAGCGATGATGTGACCCTCGCGGTGTTGCCCCTCTCTTTCGACTATGGGCAGAACCAGCTGCTTTCGACCTGGTATGCAGGGGGTAGTGTGGTGCCGCTAGATTTCCTCTTCCCCCGCGACGTGGCGAAAGCTTGCGCGAAGCATCAAATTACAACACTTGCCGCCGTTCCGCCGCTTTGGGTTCAGTTGACTGAGATCGATTGGCCGCAGGACGCGTCTACGCCATTGCGCAGGCTTACCAATAGTGGCGGCGCGCTGACCACTGATTTGGTGAACGATCTCAGCGCGCTTTTCCCCGCCGCAGACCTCTATCCCATGTATGGCCTGACAGAGGCGTTTCGTTCGACCTATCTCGATCCCACGCTGGTCGAAAGTCACCCGACAAGCATGGGCAAGGCCATTCCTTTCGCAGAGATTCTCGTCATCAACGACGATGGCGAGATTGCAGGTGCAGATGAGGAAGGCGAGCTGGTCCATTGTGGTCCACTGGTTGCGAAAGGGTACTGGCAGGACGAAAAACGCACTTCGGAACGGTTCAAGCCGGCACCGGATGGCTCGCACTACGGCGGGACGGCAGTGTGGTCCGGTGACCGGGTGAAGCGTGATGCGAACGGCCTTCTCTATTTCGTTGGACGACGCGATGCGATGATCAAAAGTGCGGGCAATCGGATTAGCCCGCAAGAGATCGAGGAAGCTGCGTTGGCAACCGGAATGGTGGCCGAAGCGGTCGCGCTCGGGATCCCTGATACAAGGCTTGGGCAAGCGGTGCATCTGGTGGTAAGGCGCGGAAGCGAAGGAGTGGAAGAAGCCACACTTCCCAAAGCTTTGCTCAAGGAACTTCCCAATTTCATGCAACCGCAAGTGATCCACTGGAAAGACGCACTTCCGCTCAATCCCAATGGCAAGATTGATCGCACGGCGTTGTACCGTGAATTGACCGAAGGCGAAGCTGAGGGGGCAATGCGATGA